Below is a window of Verrucomicrobiota bacterium DNA.
TCGCATCGAAGCCCTTCAGCCGGAGCTGGTCCTTTTCCTCCACGACGACGCGGCCGCCGAGCAGGTCGCGCGTGGGCTGGCTGATCACGACTTCGCCTCGCCCGGCCGCGCCGCACAGGCGCGACGCGAGGTTCACGCGCTCGCCGATGACGGTGTAGTTGGAGCGGTTCTCCGAGCCCATGTTGCCCGCGAGCACGGGGCCCGTCGCGATGCCGATGCCGAGGTGGAGCTTGCGCGGCACGATTTCGTTGAGCGCGGCGCGTTCGCGCTGCATCGCCGCGGCGCAGCGGACCGCGTTGAGCGCGTCGTCGCCGTAGCTCTTGGGCGCGCCGAACAGCGCCATCACGGAGTCCCCGATGAACTTGTCCACCACGCCGTGGTGTTCGTTCACGATGCCCGTCATCGCCGTCATGTGGTCGTTGAGCATGGCGATGACCTCGGCCGGCCCCATGTTCTGCGTCATGGCGGTGAAGCCGCGGATGTCGCAAAAGAGCACGCTGACCTCGCGCAACTCGCCGCCAAGCAGCACCTCGCCGCTGAGGAGCTGCGCGGCGACGTCCTTGTCCGTCACCTTCACGAGCACGTCGTGGTATTTCTCCTTGAGCGCGAGGCCCTCGGCCATTTCGTTGAACGAGCGCGCGAGCTGGCCGATCTCGTCGGAACTGCGCACGGGGACCTTGATGCCGAAATCGCCGGCACGGATGTGCGCCGTGCCGCCGACCAGTTCGTTGATGGGCACGGACAGGCTGTGCGAGAGCAGGAGGCTCAGGAGCAGCGCGGCGACGAGCGCGAACGCGCCGAAGCCGAGGATCTGCGTCCGCAGTTCGCGCTGCGCCCGCAGCGCGCCCTCCCACGAGTAGAGCCCGACCTTCCACGCGGGACCGAAGGGCGAGCCGGGATTGAGCGGCGTGTAAAAGACACGGTGCGGAATCCGGTCGAGCGTGAGGATGCAGTCGTCGCGCGGGTCGGGATGCGCCTGAATCTCCTCCAGAAGGAGGCGCGCCAGCTCGGCCCGCGCCGCGTTTGGAATGGTGTGCGAGTAGATGAGTCCGCCGATGTAGATGCCGTTCTGCAGGTCGGTCACCGCGTTGATCGTCGCCTCGCCGAGGTCGGCGAACGGAAAACCGAGCACGAGCGCGCCCGCGGTGCGCGACTCGACCTCGTCCACGACGGGCGTGGCGATGACTTCGAGCAGGAAGTTGGGGCGGTTCTCCAGCTTCAGCTCGAAGTAACCGACCTGCTGGTTGGTCAGCGAGCCGATCACCGAGCCCACCTTCGACATGATGGTGGTGAAGCGCTCGTCGCCGGCCTTGCCGGATTGCGCCCACGCCGGGTCCGCGAGCACCTTGCCGTCACTGTCCAAGAACGCCAGCACCGTGGCAAACCGCGGCCGGCTCGGGGGCGGGGATCCCTTCGAACCGGATTTCTTCTTCATCTCCTCCACGCGGCCGGCGACCGCAGGAATCTTTCGCCGTGGATCGAACGGACGCGCCGCTTCTGGTTGCGGCCGGGCCACGGGCGGTGGTTCCGCGGGATCGAACGCGCCGATGCGGCCGTCGGCGGCGAAGATTCTCCGCAGTTCGTCATAGGCGACGCGGTAAATGGTGTCCGCATCGCCCTCGCGCAACGCCGCGACGAGCCGGACGTTTTTCTTCACGAGGTCCTGACACTTCTCCTTCACGGCCGCGAGCCGAGCCTCCTGTTCCTTCGGCAGGTAGGTGATCTGCGCCTCGATCTTTTCCTTGAACACGCGCTCGTAGGCCGCCTGAACTTTCTTCTGCGTGATGAAGAGCGTCGTGCCGGACACGCCAGCGACGGCAAACAGCATCGCGAGCAGCAGCTTGAAACGGAAATTCAGCGAAGGCATGGCGGCCTCACTTGGCGGGGAACTCGACGCGCACCGTCGCGCCGGACTTCAACGCCACATCGCGCTCGAGGGTGGTTTTCTCGTCAAGCCACGCCTTGAGCTTGAACGTGCCGGCGGGCAGCCCTTCGAGGCGGAACGTCCCGTTCGTGCTCGTGCGCGTGAAGTGCGGCGTCTCCAGCACGAGCACGGTCGCGCGCATATGCTCGTGGATTTCGCAATAGAGCTTCACCACGCCGGCCTGGTCGAACACCTGCGACGGCGCGGGCTCCTCGGCGAGGTAGCGCCCAAGGTCGAAGCGCTTCGGTTTCGAGTAGCTGAAGACGTTGTGGTAGAGGCCGTCCTTGTTCGGGAATTCCACCCGCGTGCCGCGCTGCACCGGCAGGAGCGACGGCGTGAATTGCAGGCCCTTTTGGATCATTTGCGCCGGCGGCGGATTGGTCGCGGGCGCAAACGTGCCGTCGAGAAACACGACCGCGACGGGCGGTTCCGGCGCGGCCAAGGGCACGCCGGCCTTGACTTGGTAGCGTTGCGTCAATGCCGCGGCCGGCCCGGGAGTGCCCAGCGGCACGGTGCCTTCGACGACCGCGGTGTCCGCGGCGCGACTTCGAGTCGCCAGCGCGGCGGCGAGCAGAATCAGTCCGAGGGCGATCTTCATTCCGAATGAGATGACGCCGCGCAGGCTACCATCGGTGAAACGCGATTGACCAGCACGGAGGGGGAGGCGGCGAAGGCCAACTTGAAACTTCGCGCCGGCCGTCCGAAACTGCGCCCGTGACCGATCCCCTTCGCGCCAAGCTCGCGCAGGTGCCGCACAAGCCGGGCGTCTACCTGCACAAGGACCGCTTCGGCACGGTCATTTACATCGGCAAGGCGCGCGACCTGCGCAAGCGCGTGGGGCATTATTTCCAGCAGTCGCGGCGCCCGGGATGGGACCTCAAGTTGAACGCGCTCGTGGGCAGCATCCACGACTTCGACTGGCATGTGGTGAAATCCGAGCCCGAGTCCCTGCTGCTCGAGTGCAAGCTCATCAAGGAATTCCGGCCGCGCTTCAACGTGGATTTCAAGGACGACAAGCGCCTCCTCATGCTGAAGGTGAACCTGAACGACCCGATCCCGCGGTTCTCGCTGACGCGGCTGCGCACGAACGACGGGGCGCGCTACTTCGGGCCATTCTCCGGGTCGGGCGCGCTCCGGCGCACGCTCGACCTGGTGCGGCACCAGTTCAACCTGCGCGGGTGCCGCCCGCTCACGCCGGCCGAGGCGGACTACAAGCACTGCCTCTACGCCCACCTGAAAGTCTGCACCGCCCCGTGCATCGGCAACGTCACGCTCGAGCAATACCGGATGCAAGTCACGGCCGCGTGCGATTTCCTCGCCGGACAATGCGAGGAGATGCAGGCGCAGCTCGAGGCCCGGATGAAGCAAGCGGCGGCCGCGCGTGATTTCGAAAAGGCGGCCGCGCTGCGCGACCTGCTGGCGGACGTCCGCGCCACGACCAGGAAGATGGAGCGCTTCGAGCGCGTGCCTTACACGCTGCCCGTGGCGCCCGACCCGGGGCGGGACCTCGCGGAGCTTGCGTCCGCGCTCGGCCTGCCCACGCCGCCGGAGCGGATCGAGGGGTTCGACATCTCGAACATCAGCGGCACGTTCGCCGTCGCGTCGCTCGTGTCGTTCCGCGGCGGCCGGCCCGACCGCGTGAACTACCGGCGGTTCAAGATGAAGACGGTGACGGGCCAGGATGACTTCGCGTGCATGGCCGAAGCGGTGCGACGGCGATACACGCGAGTGTTGAAGGAGTCGACGGTCCAAGGGTTGAAGTCCAAAGTCGCGGATGCAGGCGATCGGGATGATGAAGCGGGCGGGGCGATCCCGCAGGAACTGCAACAGCTGGTCAACGAAGTGAGCGCGAAAGTGCGCCGGGGTCAACCGGTGAGGTCAAAGCCGCCGCCGGAGGCAACGAATGCGCGCGGGCACGGGCAAGCGGGACAGCGAGACGGAGACGGGGAGCAATCTTCCGAATCGTCCCCCGCACTTTCCCACCCTGCCGTTGTCTCACCCGCGGTCTCGCGTGTCCATGCCCCGGGCAATCTCCCCGACCTGATCCTCATCGACGGCGGCAAAGGCCAGCTTAACGCCGCGTGCGCGGAGCTTGTGAAACTCGGGCTCGGCCACATCACCGTCATCGGGCTCGCGAAGGAATTCGAGGAGGTGCACCGGCCCGGCGCGAGCGAACCGCTGCGCCTCGGGCTCGACCATCCGGCGGTCAAGCTGCTGCAACGCGTCCGCGACGAGTCGCACCGCGTGGCCAACAGCTACAACGCGCAGCTCCGCCTTCGGAAGGTTACCGAGAGTGTGCTCGATGAGTTCCCCGGCATCGGCGCGGCGCGCAAGCAGGCGCTGCTCAAAAAGTTCGGCTCGTTGCAGCGGCTGCGCATCGCAACGGTCGCGCAGATCGCGGAGGTGCCGGGCTTCGGCGGGAAGTCCGCGGCGGATTTGAAGCAATTCCTCGAGGCAAGGTCCGTGGCGCCAAAGCCGGGCCCGAAGTCCTAAAACTCCGGCTCCATCGCGGGGCGAGGGCGGTATTTCCTGGCGATGTCCAGCACGGCGGCCAGGGGCTTCATCCCGGCGGTGCAGGTCGGGTCGGAAAGCGACGCCGCGGCCGCGCAGACGGCGGTGAGCAGGCATTTCTGCAGCTCCCATCCCTCGTGCAGCCCGAAAATCATGCCCGCGCAAAAGGCGTCACCCGCGCCCGCGGTGCCCGCGATGTATTTCTGCGGGAGGTTGAGCGACATCTGCCAGTGGTCCTTGCCGTCGCGCGTCCGGGCGAAGCCGCCCTCGGGGAAATGAATCACCACGACCTCGCGCACGCCGAGCTGGAGCAGCGCGCCCGCGGCGTGCCGCAACGCCACGGTGTCGAGCTTGCCGTCAGGGCGGCGGATTCTGAATCCCGCGGTGCAGCCGGCCTCGACCTCGTTGAGGATGCAGTAATCCGTGAACTTGAGCGCGGGCGTGACGACGGATGCGAAGCGGTCGCTGTTCTCGCTGACCACGTCCACGCTGGTCTTGAGCCCGGCGTCCTGTGCGGCGGCGAGGAGGGCTGCGCCATTCGTGCCGTGTTTTTTGTGCGAGGCATCGAGCGCGTCGAGCAGCAGCAGGTAGCCGAGGTGGAACACGCGCGCCTTCGATTTCGAAAAATCCAGGTCGCGCCCGTCCCACAGCGCGTTCGCCCCGCGGCAGTGGAAGAACGTGCGCCGGCCGCCGGTCTTCTCGGTCATCACGTCCGTGTAGGAAGTGGGGGCGGACGCCGTCGCGGTGAGGTACCGGGTGTCGATTTTGTGGCGCTTGCAGTCGTCGAGGATGCGCTGGCCGTGGGTGTCCTTGCCGACGAGCCCGGCTGCGGCAAGGGGGAACTTCGCGCCGAGTTTCGCGAGGTCCACGAGCACGTTGTAAGGCGCGCCGCCCGTGCCCTCGGACTCGCTGAGGATGTTGGCGAGCGACTCGCGCTGGGGGAAGATGTCGATGATCTTGACCTGATCAATGATCCAGTTGCCGCCGGCAAGCACGCCGCTGCGCGAGGAGGCAGAAGTGGGTTTCATAGTCGCGTCGTCGGCTTGTTCGCTCGCCCTGTGATTCGATCGTCCAAGTTGCCCAAAGGTTAGCCAAACCCGGCACGAATGTCTCTACCGAAGTGAACGCCACCCGCGCGAGACGAAGGGGCAGGACTACCACGCGTCGAGCGCCAGCGCCGGCCCGTGTTGTGATGCGGGCGGCGGCGGCTGAGGGCGGACGCGGGACTTGTAGAGACAGGCATCGTGCCCGTCGTCCTCGCCCACGCTTTCCAGGGGAATTCGCGGACCAGGACGATCCGGAGAACGAAGCGCACCCGTTCAAGTGCTCAGACCGGCTCTTCGGACTCCGCGGCAGGTCCGGCCGAGCCGGACTCCGTGTCGTTTCCGGCGAGGGCGTTCAGCAGCGACATTTGGAACATGCCGCAGGTTTCCATGACCGTGTAGTTGAGCACAGTCTCCTCGGTGACTTGGAATTCGTCGGGCTTCGGGCAGCCGAGCAATTCCCAGCTTCCGACGCGCAGGTCGTTGAGCACTTGCAACAGCCACTCGACGGCATCGCGCGGAATGGTCAAGCGCATCGCGGTGCCTTCGAGCCGGATGTGCGCCGGGTTCTCGAGGAACTTCCGGAGCGCGACCGCATTCTCGCGCTTGTGCTCGGCGAGCGAGTCCACGAGCAGGGCTTGCGCCGAGTCATCCGGCGCATCGCGCAGCGTGAGCGCCGGTGGCTTCGGCCGGGCGACGGGATATCCGCGGAGCGCGTTGAGGAAGAGGGCCATCTCGCGACGGCCGAGGACGAACACAAACGCGTCGGGCCGGGTTTGGAGAAGCTTCACGACTCGCGCTCCATGGTGGCGTGCAGGCTGTATTTCTGAAGCTGGTGCACGTAGTGCTCGGCCTGCTCGAGCGTCGTGCGGGCGAGCAGGCTCTTGCCGTTGTTGTGCACTTGCATCATGTGATACTCGGCCTTCTGCCGCTGCCAGCCGAACACCACTTGAAACACGTGCGTGACGTAATCCATCAGGTTCACCGGATCGTCCCAACAAATCACCAGCCACGCAGGCTCGAGGTCCGGCTTGTCCGCGGTCTTCTCCGTCTTGCCGATGGCGGGGGCGACGTGCGGCTCGGCCACGCCGGGGGATGCGGATTGAATGCGGATGGCGGATGGCGGATGGCGGAATGGGGACCGAGGGGGAATGGAGCCACGGGTGTTGCGGCGGACCGGAACGAGGCGCGGCCCGGGGCCGGGGCCGGGCTGGGATGAGGGTTTCGCTGCTGCCATTGCGCGCGCCTAATTCTTGGCGACGCAGTATAGCTTGGAGTTGGTGCGGATGAAAAGCTGGCCTTGGGAAACCGCCACGGCGCTGCGGGTCATGGTGTCGCCCTGTTCGCCCATCGGGTTCGTCGCGAGGAGCTTCCCGTCATTGGCGTCCACCACGAACACCTGCGCGGAGAAGTCCATGAAGTAAATCCTGCCATCGGCCCCCGTGGGCGAGGCCTGCACGGCACCCTTGGACGGCACTTTGACCGTCCACTTTGCGGTGCCCGTCCTGGGCTCGACGCGCGAGAGCGAGCCGCCTTCGGAAAGCACAAAGAATTCATTGAGGTAGGTCAGCGGCGTGGGCACATCGGAGGAAATGGCGCTGCCGCCCGGGCTTTGCCACGCGATGCAGGAGTCGTCCTGCGTTCCGCTCAAGCCGGCCTTGATCGCGTAAATCGGGGAGCGCTTCGGCGCGCACGCGAGGATGATCCCGTCGGCGAACGCCGCGCACGGGACGTGCCGCCAGTGGCCGATGCGCGTGGGGTTCCACGTGCCCCAGCGCCAGAGTTCCCTGCCGGTCCCGGGATCGTGGCCCGTGATGTCGTCGCTGCCAATGATGAGCAGCTCCTTGCGGCCCTTGAACTCGATCGGCACGGGCGACGCAAATCCATCGCGCGACTCGGCCACGGCCTTGCCGTCGCGCACGACGCGCCAAAGTTCCTTGCCCGTCGCCGGGTCCATCGCGAGCAAATACGGGTCCTTCCGGCGGAGGTTCTGGATGTAGAGCTTGCCGCCATAAAGCAGCGGGCTGGTCGAGTAGGTCCAGCCTTCCTGGAAGAACGCGCCGTAGTCCGTCGTCAAGTTGCGCGACCAGGCCTGCTTGCCGGCGAAGTCGAACGCGGCGACGGGACCGTTGCCGCTTTGGAAAACCACCAGCTTGCCGTCGGTGACGGGCGACGAGGAGGCGAACGTGCTGTTGCGGTCCTTGCGGATGCCGTCGCCGAGCTTGTGCGACCAGAGGAGCTTGCCCGTCTTGCGGTCGAAGGCCATGGCCTGGACGCATTGCTCGGCCGGGTTGGCCGAGACGACGAAGACGTGATCGCCCCAGACCGCGGGCGTGGCCGCGCTTTCGCCGGGCAGGTCCGCCGTCCACACCGTGCCCTCCGTCTTGGAGAACTGCACGGGGAGGTTTTTCCCGTCGGTCGAGCCGTTGTAATTCGGCCCGCGGAAGTGCGGCCAGTGGGCGGCGTGCGCAGCGGTGGCGAGCGCCAGGGCGGCGAGGGCGGCGGGAATGCGGGTCGGGTTCATCAGTTTTTGCGTTGGGATTTCAGCGGCGCGGAGTGTAACGTCACGGCGTTCAAACCCGGAAGTTCAAAAAAGTTTGCCCACCCCGACATGAAAGCCAGCACTTCGACGCCTTCGGGCAGCTCCCGCTTCAGCCGCCGGATGATCCTCCGCGGCGGCGCACTCGCTGCGGCGGCCGCGACCGCTGCACCTGCCTTTCTTCGCGGCGCTGAGCCCGGTTCCTACAAGGCAAAGAACGGGCGCATCAACCAGTCCGTCGTTCCCTGGTGCTTCCGCCCGATGACGGTCGAGGACCTCGCGTCGCACGCCGTGAAGCTCGGCCTCAAGTCCGTCGAGTTGGTCGGGCCGGACAAGTTTGCGGTGCTCAAACAGCACGGGCTGGTCTGCGCGCTCACGGGCAGCCACGGCTTCGCCAAAGGCTTCGCCCACGTCGAGGAACACGCCGAGTGCATCAAGGTGCTGACCGAGCGCATCGATGCCACAGCCGCGGCGGGCTTCCCGGCGGTGATCACCTTCTCGGGCTTCCGCCGCAAGCTCAGCGACGAGGAAGGCATGAAGAACATGGTGGACGGCCTCAAGAAAATTGCCGGCCACGCCGAGAGGCAGAACGTGACGCTCGCGCTGGAGATGCTCAACTCCCGCGTGAACATCGAGATGAAGGGTCACCCGGACTACTTCTGCGACGACATGGACCGGACGATCGAGATCCTCAAACGCGTCGGCTCCGAACGCGTGAAGGTGCTCTTCGACATCTACCACGTGCAGATCATGCACGGCGACGTGACCGTGCGGATCAAGCAATACAAGGACTTCATCGCGCACTACCACACCGCAGGCGTGCCGGGCCGGAACGAAATCGACGCCACGCAGGAGGTCAATTACGCCGCGATCATGAAGACGATCGCTGAAACCGGCTACAAGGGCCACGTCGGGCAGGAGTTCATCCCGCTGCGCGACAAGGTGGCGTCCCTCGCCGAGGCGGTGAAGATTTGCGACGTTTGAATCCGCGCCGACAACTGCCGTCCATCCTGAGCCCCCATCCCATCGCCAACCCACTGAACCCTGTCACACCATGAACCGCACAGCCCTGGCCCTCCTCGCCGCTCTCGCCCTGCTCGCGCCCGCCCGCGCCGCCACCTACACCGCCGTTGCCGACTGGCTCAAGCTGCCGGAGGGCCGCCCGCAGCTCGGCAACATGCACGGCGACATCGCCGTCAGTTCCAAGGGCGAGGTTTACGTCAGCGTGATGGACCCGAAGGCCGGGCTGCAAGTTTTCAGCAGCGATGGGAAGTTCCTGCGAAATGTGCCGGATGCGCCCGCGGACTTCCACGGCTTCGTCATCAAGAAGGACGCGGCCGGCGAGTTCATCTACGGCCCCCGGCTCAACGCCGACGGCCAGAACATCCTCAAGCTCACCCTCGATGGGAAGAAAGTGCTCGAAATCCCCGCGTCCGCCATCCCGGATGAGTTCAAGAACAAGGTCCCGCCCAACACGAAGAAAAACGAGAAGGGCGAGGTGCCGAAGAACCCGAACGAGGGGAAGTCCTTTGTGCGTCTCACCGGCATGGACGTCGCCCCCAACGGCGACTTGTTCGTCACGGACGGCTACGCGAGCAGCTACGTGCACCGGTTCGACAAGACGGGCAAGTATCTGAAGTCATTCGGCGGGAAGAAGCCGCCTTA
It encodes the following:
- a CDS encoding adenylate/guanylate cyclase domain-containing protein, with the translated sequence MPSLNFRFKLLLAMLFAVAGVSGTTLFITQKKVQAAYERVFKEKIEAQITYLPKEQEARLAAVKEKCQDLVKKNVRLVAALREGDADTIYRVAYDELRRIFAADGRIGAFDPAEPPPVARPQPEAARPFDPRRKIPAVAGRVEEMKKKSGSKGSPPPSRPRFATVLAFLDSDGKVLADPAWAQSGKAGDERFTTIMSKVGSVIGSLTNQQVGYFELKLENRPNFLLEVIATPVVDEVESRTAGALVLGFPFADLGEATINAVTDLQNGIYIGGLIYSHTIPNAARAELARLLLEEIQAHPDPRDDCILTLDRIPHRVFYTPLNPGSPFGPAWKVGLYSWEGALRAQRELRTQILGFGAFALVAALLLSLLLSHSLSVPINELVGGTAHIRAGDFGIKVPVRSSDEIGQLARSFNEMAEGLALKEKYHDVLVKVTDKDVAAQLLSGEVLLGGELREVSVLFCDIRGFTAMTQNMGPAEVIAMLNDHMTAMTGIVNEHHGVVDKFIGDSVMALFGAPKSYGDDALNAVRCAAAMQRERAALNEIVPRKLHLGIGIATGPVLAGNMGSENRSNYTVIGERVNLASRLCGAAGRGEVVISQPTRDLLGGRVVVEEKDQLRLKGFDASVTAYRLVEVREAPEPVMKGAAVKA
- a CDS encoding excinuclease ABC subunit UvrC, which translates into the protein MTDPLRAKLAQVPHKPGVYLHKDRFGTVIYIGKARDLRKRVGHYFQQSRRPGWDLKLNALVGSIHDFDWHVVKSEPESLLLECKLIKEFRPRFNVDFKDDKRLLMLKVNLNDPIPRFSLTRLRTNDGARYFGPFSGSGALRRTLDLVRHQFNLRGCRPLTPAEADYKHCLYAHLKVCTAPCIGNVTLEQYRMQVTAACDFLAGQCEEMQAQLEARMKQAAAARDFEKAAALRDLLADVRATTRKMERFERVPYTLPVAPDPGRDLAELASALGLPTPPERIEGFDISNISGTFAVASLVSFRGGRPDRVNYRRFKMKTVTGQDDFACMAEAVRRRYTRVLKESTVQGLKSKVADAGDRDDEAGGAIPQELQQLVNEVSAKVRRGQPVRSKPPPEATNARGHGQAGQRDGDGEQSSESSPALSHPAVVSPAVSRVHAPGNLPDLILIDGGKGQLNAACAELVKLGLGHITVIGLAKEFEEVHRPGASEPLRLGLDHPAVKLLQRVRDESHRVANSYNAQLRLRKVTESVLDEFPGIGAARKQALLKKFGSLQRLRIATVAQIAEVPGFGGKSAADLKQFLEARSVAPKPGPKS
- a CDS encoding carbohydrate kinase family protein; its protein translation is MKPTSASSRSGVLAGGNWIIDQVKIIDIFPQRESLANILSESEGTGGAPYNVLVDLAKLGAKFPLAAAGLVGKDTHGQRILDDCKRHKIDTRYLTATASAPTSYTDVMTEKTGGRRTFFHCRGANALWDGRDLDFSKSKARVFHLGYLLLLDALDASHKKHGTNGAALLAAAQDAGLKTSVDVVSENSDRFASVVTPALKFTDYCILNEVEAGCTAGFRIRRPDGKLDTVALRHAAGALLQLGVREVVVIHFPEGGFARTRDGKDHWQMSLNLPQKYIAGTAGAGDAFCAGMIFGLHEGWELQKCLLTAVCAAAASLSDPTCTAGMKPLAAVLDIARKYRPRPAMEPEF
- the clpS gene encoding ATP-dependent Clp protease adapter ClpS, which codes for MAAAKPSSQPGPGPGPRLVPVRRNTRGSIPPRSPFRHPPSAIRIQSASPGVAEPHVAPAIGKTEKTADKPDLEPAWLVICWDDPVNLMDYVTHVFQVVFGWQRQKAEYHMMQVHNNGKSLLARTTLEQAEHYVHQLQKYSLHATMERES
- a CDS encoding TIM barrel protein, which translates into the protein MKASTSTPSGSSRFSRRMILRGGALAAAAATAAPAFLRGAEPGSYKAKNGRINQSVVPWCFRPMTVEDLASHAVKLGLKSVELVGPDKFAVLKQHGLVCALTGSHGFAKGFAHVEEHAECIKVLTERIDATAAAGFPAVITFSGFRRKLSDEEGMKNMVDGLKKIAGHAERQNVTLALEMLNSRVNIEMKGHPDYFCDDMDRTIEILKRVGSERVKVLFDIYHVQIMHGDVTVRIKQYKDFIAHYHTAGVPGRNEIDATQEVNYAAIMKTIAETGYKGHVGQEFIPLRDKVASLAEAVKICDV